In the genome of Cryptomeria japonica chromosome 8, Sugi_1.0, whole genome shotgun sequence, one region contains:
- the LOC131857318 gene encoding uncharacterized protein LOC131857318: MVDGEGMPMGFIYEAMDRAKEAISHYDRGNTRKCEILWRIIDRRWTNQLHQPIHDFAYFLNPKFYFSDSFRADEEVMAGVITCIDKMTPDPELRDKVLDELEIYKSAEGRLFSSQLAIDRREKQQPDLWWENYGAGTPNLQKIAIRVLSQPCSASGCEQNWSIFESIHTKKRNRLSQKRLNDLVFVRYNLRLRVRQVEGVSHEAIDLDEIDPYGDWTMNEQNDGDDVLLTEEEIAEIERGAAQDAEGARLDEMEDEDGDEDEDDDEDFDFEEESSHHLDTTTPTATTSSSRPEKLTYIRKNTKRKM; encoded by the exons atggtggatggagagggcatgccaatgggtttcatttatgaggccatggatagggccaaagaggccatttcacattacgatcgtggaaatacaagaaaatgtgaaatcctttggcgcatcattgatcgtaggtggacaaaccaactccaccaaccgatacatgacttcgcctactttttgaacccgaaattctacttctctgattcatttagggctgatgaggaggtcatggcaggtgttattacatgcattgataagatgacacctgatcctgagttgagagacaaggttcttgatgagttggag atctacaaaagtgcagaggggagactcttctcatcacaactagcaattgataggagagaaaaacaacaaccag atttatggtgggagaattatggtgccggcacgcctaatcttcaaaagatagctatccgtgttttgtctcagccatgcagtgcttctgggtgtgaacAAAATTGGAGTatatttgagagcattcacacaaagaagagaaatagattgtcacaaaagcggctcaatgatctagtatttgttcggtacaaccttcgccttcgagttagacaggtggagggtgtttcacatgaggccattgacttggatgaaattgatccatatggtgattggaccatgaatgaacaaaatgatggtgacgatgtcctccttaccgaagaagaaattgcagaaatagagagaggagcagcacaagatgcagaaggagcaagattggatgaaatggaggatgaagatggggacgaagatgaggatgatgatgaggactttgactttgaagaagaatcatctcaccatttagataccacaacacccactgctactacttctagctcaaggcctgaaaaattgacctatattaggaaaaatacaaagaggaagatgtag